A single Bacteroidota bacterium DNA region contains:
- a CDS encoding response regulator → MRNKYFYLIQTILWTAVIAVSLFWNIGTLRKSTDRIVVKEAKTFIDMVMTTKVWNQSHGGVYVPITEKSQPNEYLKVPNRDISIDSLGLNLTLVHPAFMFRQLSDIANSKKGTHFRVISLDPTNPINIADDWEKKGLKTFQKKGDNFMELIENDSAKFFRYISPLFVQKSCLKCHEHEGYKLGEIRGGISVTTNAESHFEILKDGKRNLIIVHIIAFILGISATVFFRYYSRKQYNLIQIKNVELEQHEEELKTTNENLQQYHEELMTTNDCLVEERERAENANKTKSLFLANMSHEIRTPMNGIIGMADILKQSELQEEQKEYVDIIINSADNLIDIINDILDFSKVEADKIELEHIDFSVNKVVEEICDLLALKASSKNLPLITFIDPKIPKVICGDPVRLKQVIINLINNAIKFTSIGEILISCDLVDLGEKSVKLLFKIKDSGIGISRKNQDKLFKSFSQVDISTTRKYGGTGLGLVISRKLVERMGGEIDVKSEEGEGSTFWFTVLLDISDKESISEENSFEKLEKLEVLIVDNNKTNLKIFSKYLEYKNCIYQTVDNPMEAIEIIEMKKQAKSKFDIVLMDCQLPDMDGLQLAQKLKEYDLVDETHLILLTSVCNLLTKKEIKEKGFAASLSKPIKINQLYKVMTEIISMKKADMINTSEDNIEKESKKKKAIKILYAEDNLINQRVATITLGKMNQIPKIADNGEIAIEMFKKNKYDIILMDIHMPEKDGLEATKIIRLIEQERDEKNPVLIVAVTANAIKGDREKCLDVGMDEYISKPFKQEELEKIFAKFGL, encoded by the coding sequence ATGAGGAATAAATATTTTTATTTGATTCAAACGATTTTGTGGACAGCGGTTATTGCTGTATCTCTTTTTTGGAATATCGGTACATTACGGAAAAGTACTGATAGAATAGTAGTTAAAGAAGCTAAAACTTTCATTGATATGGTAATGACTACAAAAGTTTGGAATCAGAGCCATGGAGGTGTATATGTTCCAATTACCGAAAAATCGCAACCAAACGAGTATCTGAAAGTTCCAAATAGAGATATTTCGATTGACTCTTTAGGATTGAATCTTACATTGGTTCACCCTGCTTTTATGTTCAGGCAACTTTCCGATATAGCTAACTCAAAGAAAGGTACACATTTCAGAGTAATTAGTCTGGACCCAACAAATCCAATAAATATAGCTGACGATTGGGAAAAAAAAGGACTAAAAACTTTCCAAAAAAAAGGTGATAATTTCATGGAACTTATCGAAAACGACTCTGCAAAATTTTTCAGATATATTAGCCCACTTTTTGTTCAAAAAAGCTGTTTGAAATGTCACGAGCACGAAGGCTATAAATTGGGAGAAATTAGAGGTGGTATTAGCGTAACAACAAATGCTGAAAGTCATTTTGAGATATTAAAAGACGGAAAAAGAAATTTGATAATTGTGCATATAATTGCTTTTATACTTGGCATTTCTGCTACAGTTTTTTTTAGATATTATTCTAGAAAGCAATATAATTTAATACAAATTAAAAATGTTGAGCTCGAACAACATGAAGAAGAACTGAAAACTACAAATGAAAATTTACAACAATATCACGAAGAACTGATGACAACTAACGATTGTCTTGTCGAGGAAAGGGAAAGGGCAGAGAATGCTAACAAAACTAAAAGCTTATTTCTTGCAAATATGTCTCACGAAATTCGCACACCAATGAATGGAATTATTGGCATGGCAGATATCCTTAAACAAAGCGAGCTTCAAGAGGAGCAAAAAGAATACGTAGATATAATTATAAATTCAGCCGATAATTTAATCGATATTATAAATGATATTTTAGATTTTTCGAAAGTAGAAGCAGATAAAATTGAATTGGAGCACATTGATTTTTCAGTTAATAAAGTAGTTGAAGAAATTTGCGACTTGCTTGCTTTGAAAGCCTCAAGCAAAAATCTTCCGCTAATAACTTTTATTGATCCAAAAATTCCAAAAGTTATTTGCGGCGATCCTGTCAGATTAAAACAAGTAATTATAAATTTAATAAATAATGCAATAAAATTTACCTCCATAGGAGAAATTCTTATTTCATGCGATTTAGTTGATTTGGGAGAAAAGAGTGTAAAACTACTTTTTAAAATAAAGGATAGTGGAATTGGAATTTCTCGTAAAAACCAAGACAAATTGTTCAAATCTTTTTCTCAGGTCGATATTTCAACAACCAGAAAGTACGGTGGTACAGGTTTAGGTTTAGTAATTTCTCGGAAACTTGTAGAAAGAATGGGTGGCGAAATTGATGTAAAAAGTGAGGAGGGAGAAGGTTCAACATTTTGGTTTACAGTACTCTTAGATATATCTGACAAAGAATCCATTTCTGAAGAAAACTCTTTTGAAAAATTAGAAAAACTTGAGGTATTAATTGTAGATAATAATAAAACGAATCTTAAAATTTTCAGCAAATACCTTGAGTACAAAAACTGCATATATCAAACTGTTGATAATCCAATGGAAGCGATTGAAATTATAGAGATGAAAAAACAGGCAAAAAGTAAATTTGATATAGTTTTGATGGATTGTCAGTTGCCTGATATGGATGGCCTTCAACTTGCTCAAAAACTAAAAGAGTACGATTTGGTTGACGAAACTCATCTAATACTTCTTACCTCTGTATGCAATCTGCTTACGAAAAAAGAAATCAAGGAAAAAGGTTTTGCTGCTTCTTTAAGCAAACCTATAAAAATCAATCAGTTATATAAGGTTATGACTGAAATAATTAGCATGAAAAAAGCAGATATGATCAATACATCTGAAGATAATATTGAAAAAGAAAGCAAAAAGAAAAAAGCTATTAAAATATTGTATGCCGAAGATAATCTTATAAATCAGAGAGTTGCAACAATAACTTTGGGCAAGATGAATCAAATACCAAAGATTGCCGATAATGGCGAAATTGCCATCGAAATGTTCAAGAAGAATAAATATGATATTATTTTAATGGATATTCATATGCCTGAGAAAGACGGACTTGAAGCTACTAAAATTATTCGTTTGATAGAGCAGGAACGCGATGAAAAAAATCCGGTATTAATTGTTGCGGTAACAGCAAACGCCATTAAAGGAGACAGAGAAAAATGCCTTGATGTTGGGATGGATGAATATATTAGCAAGCCTTTCAAACAGGAAGAATTAGAGAAAATATTTGCAAAGTTTGGCTTGTAA
- a CDS encoding DUF2752 domain-containing protein, whose amino-acid sequence MTSNKNLSKRNYHIVNLIFTAIISFVFVYSAIFSPDKNNYPVICFHEKITGEPCSSCGLSHSFSEIVQGNIENARHYNKNGILIFSFFLIQFFGRIIASTLIKWNLISLKVLVIFDSTFSFLLFLFCFKNLFVFW is encoded by the coding sequence TTGACTTCAAATAAAAATCTCTCAAAACGAAACTATCATATTGTAAATCTAATTTTCACTGCGATAATTTCATTTGTGTTTGTTTATTCAGCAATTTTTTCTCCCGATAAAAATAATTACCCTGTAATATGTTTCCATGAAAAAATCACTGGAGAGCCTTGCTCAAGCTGTGGTTTGTCTCATAGTTTCAGCGAAATTGTACAAGGAAATATTGAGAATGCAAGACATTATAACAAAAATGGAATTCTAATATTTTCATTTTTCTTAATACAATTCTTCGGAAGAATAATCGCTTCAACACTTATAAAATGGAATTTAATAAGTTTGAAAGTTCTTGTAATTTTTGATAGTACATTTTCATTCCTGCTTTTTCTGTTTTGTTTCAAAAACTTATTTGTATTTTGGTAG